A genomic stretch from Bradyrhizobium quebecense includes:
- a CDS encoding acyl-CoA thioesterase, whose translation MFVHRRDVQIQWGDCDPANIVYYPRYFAMFDDSTSIMFEAAGCSKQDLIHKYGLVGIPMVDTRAKFHIPSTHGDWITIESRIESIKRSSFEVVHRVFKGEVLAIEAFETRVLVGRHPDDPARLKSAPFPQEVIDRFMKG comes from the coding sequence ATGTTCGTCCATCGGCGCGACGTGCAGATCCAGTGGGGCGATTGCGACCCCGCCAACATCGTCTACTACCCGCGCTACTTCGCGATGTTCGACGACTCGACCTCGATCATGTTCGAGGCGGCTGGTTGCTCGAAGCAGGATCTCATCCACAAGTACGGACTTGTCGGCATTCCCATGGTCGACACGCGGGCGAAATTCCACATCCCGTCGACCCATGGCGACTGGATCACCATCGAGAGCCGGATCGAGAGCATCAAGCGCTCGAGCTTCGAGGTAGTGCACCGCGTTTTCAAGGGCGAGGTGTTGGCGATCGAGGCGTTCGAGACAAGGGTGCTGGTCGGCCGCCACCCGGACGATCCCGCCAGGCTGAAATCGGCGCCATTTCCGCAGGAGGTCATCGACCGCTTCATGAAGGGCTGA
- a CDS encoding MarR family winged helix-turn-helix transcriptional regulator has translation MTVSKTASDAVRSSRALRREPVDPAGDDSMLQLGELSGLLGYSLKRAQLKVFEDFLRCVAPLQLTPAQFSVLLLLDKNPGRNQTEIANTLGILRPNFVAMLDALESRDLCARMRSTNDRRSHILVLTDKGRAVLARAKKLVANKHEARLIEVLGPANHAALLEMLAKLAQEF, from the coding sequence ATGACTGTTTCGAAAACCGCCTCCGATGCCGTCCGTTCGTCGCGTGCCCTGCGCAGGGAACCGGTCGATCCTGCCGGGGACGACAGCATGTTGCAATTGGGCGAACTGTCCGGACTGCTCGGCTATTCGCTGAAGCGCGCGCAGCTCAAGGTGTTCGAGGACTTCCTGCGCTGCGTCGCGCCGCTGCAGCTGACGCCGGCGCAGTTCTCGGTGCTGCTGCTGCTCGACAAGAATCCGGGCCGCAACCAGACCGAGATCGCCAACACGCTCGGCATCCTCAGGCCGAATTTCGTCGCCATGCTCGACGCGCTGGAGAGCCGCGACCTTTGCGCGCGGATGCGCTCGACCAACGACCGGCGCTCCCACATTCTGGTCCTGACCGACAAGGGCCGCGCCGTGCTGGCGCGCGCCAAGAAGCTGGTTGCCAACAAGCACGAGGCCCGGCTGATCGAGGTGCTCGGCCCGGCCAACCACGCCGCGCTGCTGGAGATGCTGGCGAAGCTCGCGCAGGAGTTTTGA
- a CDS encoding ABC transporter ATP-binding protein, whose translation MSALLSVTDVHIAYGKVEAVRGVSLDVGENEIVTIIGANGAGKTTLLNAIMGVLPLRGRTTFAGVDMASLDIEDRVATGLSLVPEHRELFGTMNVEDNLELGAFRIAKATAARSLERVYTLFPRLKERRKQLAGTLSGGEQQMLAMGRALMGAPRLLMLDEPSLGLAPIIVADIFRIVGELRAAGVSVLLVEQNAQAALQIADRAYVMELGEFVLSGPARDIAANKGVAASYLGFQLEGESAI comes from the coding sequence ATGAGTGCGCTGCTATCGGTGACCGACGTCCACATCGCCTACGGCAAGGTCGAGGCTGTACGCGGCGTCTCGCTCGACGTTGGAGAGAACGAGATCGTCACCATCATCGGCGCCAACGGCGCCGGCAAGACCACACTGCTCAACGCCATCATGGGCGTGCTGCCGCTGCGGGGCCGCACCACCTTCGCCGGCGTCGACATGGCGTCGCTCGACATCGAGGACCGCGTCGCAACGGGCCTCAGCCTGGTGCCCGAGCATCGCGAATTGTTCGGCACCATGAATGTCGAGGACAATCTCGAGCTCGGCGCCTTCCGGATCGCGAAGGCAACCGCAGCACGCTCGCTGGAGCGGGTCTACACGCTGTTTCCGCGGCTCAAGGAGCGGCGCAAGCAGCTCGCCGGCACGCTGTCCGGCGGCGAGCAGCAGATGCTGGCGATGGGCCGCGCGCTGATGGGCGCGCCGAGATTGCTGATGCTGGACGAGCCGAGCCTCGGCCTCGCCCCGATCATCGTCGCCGACATCTTCCGCATCGTCGGCGAGCTCCGCGCAGCCGGCGTCTCGGTGCTGCTGGTCGAGCAGAACGCCCAGGCCGCGCTGCAGATCGCCGACCGCGCCTATGTGATGGAGCTCGGCGAGTTCGTGCTGTCGGGCCCGGCCAGGGACATCGCCGCCAACAAGGGCGTCGCCGCGAGCTATCTCGGCTTCCAGCTCGAAGGCGAGAGCGCGATCTAG
- a CDS encoding crotonase/enoyl-CoA hydratase family protein translates to MGNAADAGDASLLKIETRGAVLTVGLNRPAKRNALNDGIILALRDCFSAIPDTIGAVVIHGVGDHFSSGLDLSELTERDATEGLVHSQMWHRVFDRIQYCRVPVIAALKGAVIGGGLELACAAHIRVAEPSAYFALPEGQRGIFVGGGGSVRLPRLIGVPRMADMMLTGRVYSATEGAAYGFSQYLTEADGALPKALELAERVAANAPLTNFAVLQALPMIAEANPQTGLLMESLMATVAQSDKEAKKRIRAFLDRKTAKVKPT, encoded by the coding sequence ATGGGAAACGCTGCCGACGCGGGTGATGCCTCGCTGCTCAAGATCGAGACGCGAGGGGCGGTGCTGACCGTCGGGCTCAACCGGCCGGCCAAGCGCAATGCGCTCAATGACGGCATCATCCTGGCGCTGCGCGACTGCTTTTCCGCGATTCCCGACACGATCGGCGCCGTCGTCATCCATGGCGTCGGCGATCATTTCTCGTCCGGCCTTGATCTCTCCGAACTGACCGAGCGCGACGCCACCGAGGGGCTGGTGCATTCCCAGATGTGGCACCGCGTGTTCGACCGCATCCAGTATTGCCGCGTGCCGGTGATCGCCGCGCTGAAGGGCGCAGTGATCGGTGGCGGGCTGGAGCTTGCCTGCGCGGCGCATATCCGGGTCGCCGAGCCGTCGGCCTATTTCGCGCTGCCCGAAGGCCAGCGCGGCATCTTCGTCGGCGGCGGCGGATCGGTGCGGCTGCCGCGCCTGATCGGTGTGCCCAGGATGGCCGACATGATGCTGACCGGCCGGGTCTATTCGGCGACAGAGGGCGCAGCCTACGGCTTCTCGCAATATCTCACCGAGGCCGACGGCGCGTTGCCCAAGGCGCTGGAGCTTGCCGAGCGCGTCGCAGCCAATGCGCCGCTGACCAACTTCGCAGTGTTGCAGGCGCTGCCGATGATCGCCGAGGCCAATCCGCAGACCGGCCTCTTGATGGAATCGCTGATGGCTACGGTGGCGCAGAGCGACAAGGAGGCCAAGAAGCGGATCCGCGCGTTTCTGGATCGCAAGACCGCCAAGGTGAAGCCGACATGA
- a CDS encoding branched-chain amino acid ABC transporter permease codes for MNTTIMLFLLQDGITNGAIYALLGLALVLVFAVTRVILIPQGEFVTYGALSYAMLATGQVPGTVRLAVAMGLVAFALDLFFARKALHARLVLRSVALNIVFPTALLGLVYALVGPHTPIAVNIALVLLIVAAIGLFLYRIAFQPIAHTSVLVLLIASVGCHLALQGLGLVFFGAEGLRGPALSSAAVTAGPLRFTGQSLAVYGLTVGFIVGLWLFFGYTKTGKALRATAVNRLGARLVGIRTTLSGQIAFLLASVIGAISGILIVPITTLYYDTGFLIGLKGFIAAIIGGLVSYPLTAVAAIVVGIVEAFSSFYASNFKEVIVFTLILPVLVLRSLAAPQVEEEKD; via the coding sequence TTGAACACAACGATCATGCTGTTCCTGCTGCAGGACGGCATCACCAATGGCGCGATCTACGCACTGCTCGGGCTGGCCCTGGTGCTGGTGTTCGCGGTGACGCGGGTGATCCTGATCCCGCAGGGCGAATTCGTGACCTACGGCGCGTTGAGCTACGCCATGCTGGCGACCGGCCAGGTGCCCGGCACGGTGCGCCTTGCCGTCGCGATGGGCCTTGTCGCGTTCGCACTCGACCTGTTCTTCGCCCGCAAGGCGCTGCATGCCCGGCTGGTGCTGCGCTCGGTCGCGCTCAATATCGTCTTTCCTACAGCGCTGCTCGGCCTCGTCTATGCCCTGGTTGGTCCCCATACGCCGATCGCCGTCAACATTGCGCTGGTGCTGCTGATCGTGGCGGCGATCGGGCTGTTTCTCTACCGCATCGCCTTCCAGCCGATCGCGCACACCTCCGTGCTGGTGCTCCTGATCGCCTCGGTCGGCTGCCATCTGGCGCTGCAAGGCCTCGGCCTGGTGTTCTTCGGCGCCGAAGGCCTGCGCGGCCCGGCGCTGTCGAGCGCCGCGGTGACCGCGGGTCCGCTGCGCTTCACCGGCCAGAGCCTCGCCGTCTATGGCCTGACGGTCGGCTTCATCGTGGGGCTGTGGCTGTTCTTCGGCTACACCAAGACCGGCAAGGCGCTGCGGGCCACCGCGGTCAATCGCCTCGGCGCCCGCCTGGTCGGCATCCGCACCACGCTGTCGGGCCAGATCGCATTCCTGCTCGCCTCCGTGATCGGCGCGATTTCCGGCATCCTGATCGTGCCGATCACGACGCTCTATTACGACACCGGCTTCCTGATCGGCCTGAAGGGCTTTATCGCCGCCATCATCGGCGGCCTGGTCAGCTATCCCCTGACCGCGGTCGCGGCCATCGTGGTCGGCATCGTCGAGGCCTTCTCGTCGTTCTACGCCAGTAATTTCAAGGAAGTCATCGTGTTCACGCTGATCCTTCCCGTCCTGGTGCTGCGCTCGCTCGCAGCGCCCCAGGTCGAGGAAGAGAAGGACTGA
- a CDS encoding ABC transporter substrate-binding protein, with protein sequence MRKATLAAAVLAAAIALPGAPALAQTNEITIGISISTTGPAAALGIPERNALDFVPKEIGGVPLKLIVLDDAGDPTAATTNTRRFVTESKADIIMGSCITPTTIAVSTVANEAGIPHLGLAPFPINEARAKWSVDLPQSIPIMGKVLYEHMKAHNIKTVGYIGYSDSYGDLWVNDFKAQAVPIGLTMTDEERFARPDTSVAGQVLKLVAANPDAILVGASGTAAALPQTALRERGYKGLIYQTHGAATMDFIRIAGASAEGVIMSAGPVMSPETQPDSALTKKPGLTLNAAYEAKYGANSRSQFAGHSFDAFEVLKRIIPTALKTAKPGTPEFREAIRQAFISEKEIVASQGVYNWTEKDRYGLDDRSRILLTVKDGKYVPAM encoded by the coding sequence ATGAGGAAGGCCACTCTCGCCGCAGCAGTGCTCGCAGCTGCTATCGCGCTGCCGGGCGCGCCCGCGCTGGCGCAGACCAATGAAATCACCATCGGCATCTCGATCTCGACCACCGGCCCCGCCGCGGCGCTCGGCATTCCCGAGCGCAACGCGCTCGATTTCGTGCCGAAGGAAATCGGCGGCGTGCCGCTGAAGCTGATCGTGCTCGACGACGCCGGCGATCCGACGGCTGCGACCACCAATACGCGGCGCTTCGTCACCGAGTCCAAGGCCGACATCATCATGGGCTCCTGCATCACGCCGACGACGATCGCGGTATCGACGGTCGCCAACGAGGCCGGCATCCCGCATCTCGGCCTCGCGCCGTTCCCGATCAATGAGGCCCGCGCAAAGTGGTCGGTCGACCTGCCGCAGTCGATCCCGATCATGGGCAAGGTGCTCTACGAGCACATGAAGGCGCACAACATCAAGACCGTCGGCTATATCGGCTATTCGGATTCCTACGGCGATCTCTGGGTCAACGACTTCAAGGCGCAGGCCGTGCCGATCGGCCTGACCATGACCGATGAGGAGCGCTTCGCGCGTCCGGATACGTCGGTCGCGGGCCAGGTGCTGAAGCTCGTCGCCGCCAATCCCGATGCCATCCTGGTCGGCGCCTCCGGCACCGCCGCGGCGCTGCCGCAGACCGCGCTGCGCGAGCGCGGCTACAAGGGCCTGATCTACCAGACCCACGGTGCCGCCACCATGGACTTCATCCGCATCGCGGGTGCGTCAGCGGAAGGCGTCATCATGTCGGCCGGCCCGGTGATGTCGCCGGAAACCCAACCCGACAGCGCGCTGACCAAGAAGCCGGGCCTGACGCTGAACGCGGCCTATGAAGCCAAATACGGCGCCAACAGCCGCAGCCAGTTCGCCGGCCATTCCTTCGACGCCTTCGAGGTGCTCAAGCGCATCATCCCGACGGCGCTGAAGACCGCCAAGCCCGGCACGCCGGAATTCCGCGAGGCGATCCGCCAGGCCTTCATCTCCGAGAAGGAGATCGTCGCGAGCCAGGGCGTCTACAACTGGACCGAAAAGGATCGCTACGGCCTCGACGACCGCTCGCGCATCCTGCTGACGGTCAAGGACGGCAAATACGTCCCGGCGATGTGA
- a CDS encoding SDR family NAD(P)-dependent oxidoreductase, translated as MQLKDQAAIVTGGASGLGAATARRLAAQGAKVAVCDLNAKLAESVAAEIGGISVVCDVADAAAAEAAVAAAAKAHGPARVLVNCAGIGVAKRVIGREGPMALADFDKVIKVNLIGSFNMLRLATAEMAKLEPLATGERGVVISTASVAAYDGQIGQAAYSASKGGIVAMTLPIARELAQFGIRVLTIAPGLFMTPLLAGLPQEAQDSLAAAIPFPRRLGQADEFASLALHMIDNPYLNGEVVRLDAALRMAPR; from the coding sequence ATGCAGTTGAAGGACCAGGCCGCCATCGTCACCGGCGGTGCATCGGGATTGGGCGCGGCGACCGCGCGCCGTCTGGCTGCGCAGGGCGCCAAGGTCGCGGTCTGCGACCTCAACGCCAAGCTCGCCGAGAGCGTCGCAGCCGAGATCGGCGGCATTTCGGTCGTGTGCGACGTCGCCGATGCGGCCGCTGCCGAAGCCGCGGTGGCTGCCGCCGCCAAGGCGCACGGCCCGGCGCGGGTGCTGGTCAACTGTGCCGGCATCGGGGTGGCAAAACGCGTGATCGGCCGTGAAGGGCCGATGGCGCTCGCCGACTTCGACAAGGTGATCAAGGTCAACCTTATCGGCTCGTTCAACATGCTGCGGCTTGCGACCGCCGAGATGGCGAAGCTCGAGCCGCTCGCGACCGGCGAGCGCGGCGTCGTGATCTCGACGGCCTCGGTCGCGGCCTATGACGGCCAGATCGGGCAGGCGGCCTATTCGGCCTCCAAGGGCGGCATCGTTGCGATGACGCTGCCGATCGCGCGCGAGCTCGCGCAGTTCGGCATCCGCGTGCTGACCATCGCGCCGGGCCTGTTCATGACCCCCTTGCTGGCCGGCCTGCCGCAGGAGGCGCAGGACTCGCTCGCCGCCGCGATCCCGTTCCCGCGCCGGCTGGGGCAGGCCGACGAGTTTGCCTCGCTGGCGCTGCACATGATCGACAATCCCTATCTGAACGGCGAAGTGGTGCGGCTCGATGCCGCGCTCCGGATGGCGCCACGCTGA
- a CDS encoding DUF3237 domain-containing protein encodes MVPELQTRYVFTITARIAEVTSAGDIGTGVRRIIPIIGGEVRGETVNGKVLPFGADFQIIRPNELIELEAKYAFETDDGAVVYVENKGIRFGPVDLLKKLKRGEPVDPKLIYFRTVPKFETGAEKYRWLMEHIFIGSAARHADRVVIDVHQVL; translated from the coding sequence ATGGTGCCTGAGCTTCAGACCAGATACGTCTTCACCATCACCGCCCGGATCGCGGAGGTGACCTCCGCCGGCGACATCGGCACCGGCGTCCGCCGCATCATTCCGATCATCGGCGGCGAGGTGAGGGGCGAGACTGTCAACGGCAAGGTGCTGCCGTTCGGCGCCGACTTCCAGATCATCCGGCCCAACGAACTGATCGAGCTGGAGGCAAAATATGCCTTCGAGACCGACGACGGCGCCGTCGTCTATGTCGAGAACAAGGGCATCCGCTTCGGGCCGGTCGATCTGCTCAAGAAGCTCAAGCGTGGCGAACCGGTCGACCCGAAGCTGATCTACTTCCGCACCGTGCCGAAATTCGAAACCGGCGCCGAAAAGTACCGCTGGCTGATGGAGCACATCTTCATCGGCTCCGCCGCTCGCCACGCCGACCGCGTCGTGATCGACGTGCATCAGGTGTTGTGA
- a CDS encoding ABC transporter permease subunit, protein MTQRLPLIIFALVMAVIPLLPGVPPFWIVLLDNIGLAALVAMGLVLLTGVGGLTSFGQAAFCGFGAYTTAVLTTAYGVSPWLTLPASLVVSGIAAVLLGIVTVRLSGHYLPLGTIAWGIGLFYLFSKLEFLGRNDGISGIPPLSIGLFKMLSPDTIYYAIWVAVLLSALLTMNLLDSRTGRAIRALRRGHIAAEAFGVQTPRAKLLVFIYAAVLAGLSGWLYAHFQRAANPTPFGAQAGIEYLFIAVVGGAGYVWGGVLGAGIVVILKEVLQSYLPYIFGGQSQLETIVFGIMLVLLLQLAPQGVWPWLMSHLPFKPARKTPDTSVKLEHRERAAGTSPVLLHIDKARKQFGGVLAVNDVSFDVNTREIVALIGPNGAGKSTTFNLITGVLAATSGKIAVLGREVANAPPQEVVKLGVARTFQHVKLVPDMTVLENVAIGAHLRGNSGAISSMLRLDRADEAKLLAEAARQIARVGLSDQIDQLAGSLSLGQQRIVEIARALCVDPMLLLLDEPAAGLRHMEKQRLAALLRQLRDGGMSVLLVEHDMGFVMDLADRIVVLDFGTKIAEGTPAAIKRNPDVIKAYLGAAA, encoded by the coding sequence ATGACACAGCGGCTCCCTCTCATCATCTTCGCGCTCGTGATGGCGGTGATCCCGCTTCTCCCGGGCGTCCCGCCATTCTGGATCGTGCTGCTCGACAATATCGGCCTCGCCGCGCTGGTCGCGATGGGGCTGGTGCTGCTCACCGGCGTCGGCGGCCTCACCTCGTTCGGACAGGCCGCGTTCTGCGGCTTCGGCGCCTACACCACGGCGGTGCTGACCACCGCCTACGGCGTCTCGCCGTGGCTGACGCTGCCGGCTTCGCTCGTGGTCAGCGGCATTGCAGCGGTGCTGCTCGGCATCGTCACGGTGCGGCTGTCAGGCCACTATCTGCCGCTCGGCACCATCGCCTGGGGCATCGGCCTGTTCTACCTGTTCAGCAAGCTCGAATTCCTCGGCCGCAACGACGGCATTTCGGGTATCCCGCCGCTCTCGATCGGCTTGTTCAAGATGCTGAGCCCGGACACGATCTATTACGCGATCTGGGTTGCGGTTCTGCTCTCGGCGCTATTGACCATGAACCTGCTGGATTCCCGCACGGGGCGCGCCATCCGCGCGTTGCGGCGCGGCCATATCGCGGCCGAAGCGTTCGGCGTGCAGACGCCGCGCGCCAAGCTCCTGGTGTTCATCTATGCGGCGGTGCTGGCCGGCCTGTCCGGCTGGCTCTACGCGCATTTCCAGCGCGCCGCCAACCCGACGCCGTTCGGCGCGCAGGCCGGCATCGAGTATCTGTTCATCGCTGTCGTCGGCGGCGCCGGTTACGTCTGGGGCGGCGTGCTCGGCGCCGGCATCGTCGTGATCCTGAAAGAGGTGCTACAGAGCTACCTGCCCTACATCTTCGGCGGCCAGAGCCAGCTCGAGACCATCGTGTTCGGCATCATGCTGGTGCTGCTGTTGCAGCTCGCACCGCAGGGCGTCTGGCCCTGGCTGATGTCGCACCTGCCGTTCAAGCCGGCCCGCAAGACGCCGGACACATCGGTGAAGCTGGAACACCGTGAGCGGGCGGCGGGAACGTCTCCGGTCCTGCTGCACATCGACAAGGCGCGCAAGCAGTTCGGCGGCGTGCTCGCCGTGAACGACGTTTCGTTCGACGTCAACACCCGCGAGATCGTCGCACTGATCGGCCCGAACGGCGCCGGCAAGAGCACGACCTTCAACCTGATCACCGGCGTCCTGGCCGCAACCAGCGGCAAGATCGCCGTGCTCGGCAGGGAGGTCGCAAACGCTCCGCCGCAAGAGGTGGTCAAGCTCGGCGTTGCCCGCACGTTCCAGCACGTCAAGCTGGTGCCCGACATGACCGTGCTGGAGAACGTCGCGATCGGCGCGCATCTGCGCGGCAATTCCGGGGCGATCTCCAGCATGCTGCGGCTCGACCGCGCGGATGAGGCGAAACTGCTGGCGGAAGCCGCGCGGCAGATCGCGCGCGTCGGCCTGTCCGACCAGATCGACCAGCTCGCGGGCTCGCTGTCGCTCGGGCAGCAGCGCATCGTCGAGATCGCCCGCGCACTGTGCGTCGATCCGATGCTGCTGCTGCTGGACGAACCGGCGGCCGGGCTGCGCCACATGGAGAAGCAGCGGCTGGCCGCGCTGCTCCGGCAGTTGCGCGACGGCGGCATGTCGGTGCTGCTGGTCGAGCACGACATGGGGTTCGTGATGGATCTCGCCGACCGCATCGTGGTGCTGGATTTCGGTACCAAGATCGCCGAGGGCACGCCGGCCGCGATCAAGCGCAACCCCGACGTGATCAAAGCCTATCTCGGAGCCGCCGCATGA
- a CDS encoding glycerate kinase type-2 family protein: MTDRRPFLRSIFDAAVAAAHPDVVLASRLRPAPKGRVICLAAGKGAGAMAAAAERHYLDTLGLEPSRLVGIATTRHGHGVATRRIQVVEAGHPVPDEAGLRAADDTLRLAAQATPDDLLLVLLTGGGSANWIAPVEGVSFAQKQQVNRALLRSGAPIGEMNIVRKHLSRIKGGRLARAGQHAAEIVTLAISDVPHDDPSAIASGPTVPDPTTLADARALVAKYNLAIDDAVRRALDDPRNESCKPGDPAFARATFELLAKPKASIDAAVKVAQDAGYETIALGADLEGEARDVAAGHARLALKARGERKRVAIISGGELTVTVRGNGRGGPNQEYALALADLLKDTPDISALAADTDGADGGAGSASDPAGAVIDQATFAKMKSIGLDPRAYLENNDATGFFAQTGDLLLTGPTLTNVNDVRVILVD, encoded by the coding sequence ATGACCGACCGTCGTCCCTTCCTGCGTTCGATCTTCGATGCCGCGGTGGCGGCTGCGCATCCCGATGTCGTGCTGGCATCGCGGCTGCGGCCGGCGCCGAAGGGACGCGTGATCTGCCTCGCCGCCGGCAAGGGCGCCGGCGCCATGGCCGCGGCGGCGGAACGGCATTATCTCGACACGCTCGGCCTCGAACCGTCGCGGCTGGTCGGCATCGCCACCACCCGCCACGGCCATGGCGTGGCGACCCGCCGTATCCAGGTGGTCGAGGCCGGCCACCCGGTGCCCGATGAGGCCGGCCTGCGCGCGGCCGACGATACGCTGCGGCTGGCGGCGCAAGCCACGCCCGATGATCTGCTGCTGGTGCTGCTGACCGGCGGCGGCTCGGCGAACTGGATCGCGCCCGTCGAAGGCGTGAGCTTCGCCCAGAAGCAACAGGTCAACCGCGCGCTGCTGCGCTCCGGCGCGCCGATCGGCGAGATGAACATCGTCCGCAAGCATCTGTCGCGCATCAAAGGGGGGCGGCTGGCGCGCGCCGGCCAGCACGCCGCCGAGATCGTCACGCTGGCGATTTCCGACGTGCCGCATGACGATCCCTCCGCGATCGCCTCGGGGCCGACCGTCCCGGATCCGACCACGCTCGCGGATGCCCGCGCGCTGGTCGCCAAGTACAATCTCGCGATCGATGACGCGGTCCGCCGCGCGCTCGACGATCCCCGGAACGAGAGCTGCAAGCCGGGCGATCCGGCCTTTGCGCGTGCGACGTTCGAGCTGCTGGCAAAGCCCAAGGCTTCGATCGACGCCGCGGTGAAGGTCGCGCAGGACGCCGGCTACGAGACCATTGCGCTCGGCGCCGATCTCGAAGGCGAGGCCCGCGACGTCGCGGCCGGACACGCCAGGCTAGCGCTGAAGGCCCGCGGCGAGCGCAAGCGCGTCGCGATCATCTCCGGCGGCGAACTTACGGTGACGGTGCGCGGCAACGGCCGCGGCGGCCCCAACCAGGAGTACGCGCTGGCGCTGGCCGACCTGCTCAAGGATACGCCCGACATCTCGGCGCTCGCCGCCGACACCGACGGTGCCGACGGCGGCGCCGGCAGCGCGAGCGACCCTGCGGGTGCCGTGATCGATCAGGCGACATTCGCGAAGATGAAATCGATCGGCCTCGATCCGAGGGCCTATCTCGAGAACAACGACGCCACGGGCTTCTTCGCACAGACCGGCGATTTGTTGCTGACCGGGCCGACGCTGACGAATGTCAACGACGTGCGCGTGATTTTGGTGGATTGA
- a CDS encoding endonuclease domain-containing protein gives MVSASIRRAAAKKLRANATPHERILWRALKELPTEGTHFRKQAPIGPYVVDFFCPAKRLIIELDGGHHNDDETAMRDRERQQWLEKEGFRVIRFWNSEITADLGAVLERIYVELYDAREAEAVPLKHHRRR, from the coding sequence ATGGTCTCAGCATCGATCCGAAGAGCGGCTGCGAAGAAGCTGCGCGCAAATGCCACGCCGCACGAGCGGATATTATGGCGTGCGCTGAAGGAACTGCCGACGGAAGGCACGCATTTCCGAAAGCAAGCTCCGATCGGCCCCTATGTCGTCGACTTCTTCTGTCCGGCCAAGCGGCTGATCATCGAACTCGACGGCGGGCATCACAACGACGATGAAACGGCAATGCGCGATCGCGAGCGACAACAATGGCTCGAAAAAGAGGGCTTCCGCGTCATCCGGTTCTGGAACTCGGAAATCACGGCTGACCTCGGCGCTGTGCTGGAGCGGATTTATGTCGAGCTCTACGACGCTCGCGAAGCGGAAGCCGTGCCGCTGAAGCACCACCGACGACGATAG